The nucleotide sequence GGTCCCGCCGTCATCATGGCCATTATGGGCTACCTCATCGGCACCCTCGTCGGCCTCACCATCGCGACGGGCCTGCGGAGTGTAGCGGCATGACCATTGCCGACGCCAGGATTTACCGCGGATCGCTCCCTCTGGCCACCCCCTTTGTCACGGCCCTGCGGCGCGTCGATGACGTCGTCTTTGTCGTCCTTGAACTGCATACAGACAACGGTTATATCGCCTACGGCAGCGCCCCCGCGACCAAGGCGGTCACCGGCGAAACGCTCGAAAGCATCGAAGCATCCCTGCGGCACCATATCCTGCCCGTTCTGCTCGGCCGTCCTTTTGTATTCGAAACACTGCTTCATGCTGTCACCACCGCCCTGCCGGGCAACAGCAGTGCCAAAGCCGCGGCCGACATGGCGCTCTACTCCCTGGCTGCCCAGGAACAAAACCTCCCGCTCTACCGCTACCTCGGTGCAAAAGAGCCCGTTCCCGTCACTACGGCCGTGACCGTCAGCCTCGGGGCACCGGACGCCATGCGGACCAAAGCCGCCGAGCTGTTGCGCAACGGGTACGACATTCTCAAGGTCAAGGTCGGCGGCAGGGACGGGTTGGACGCGCAGCGCGTCAGGGCGATCGCCGAGGCCCTCCCCGACGCACAGCTGCTCGTCGACGCCAACCAGGCCTGGGATCTCCGCGAGAGCCTCGACTTTATCGAACAATGCAGCGATCTGCCCCTCGCCCTGATCGAGCAGCCCGTGCCCGCAGCCGATCTCGAAGCCCTCCGCCAGATCACGGAACGTTCCCCTTTCCCGATCCTGGCCGACGAAGCGGTCTTCGATGCCGAAGACGCCCGGCGCGTGCTCGGCAAGGGTGCCGCAAACCTCATCAATATCAAGCTGATGAAGTGCGGCGGGCTCGCCGGCGCCCTGGCGATCCTTGACGTCTGCCGGGTTCACGGCGTACAGTGCATGCTCGGCTCCATGCTCGAAGGCCCCGTCTCCATCACTGCCGCCCTGCACCTCGCCGCCGCCCACCCCGACCGTTTCGCCTGGGTCGATCTCGACAGCCCCCTGCTCTACCGTACCCTCCCAGCCGACCTCCCTTTTACCGTCGAGGGGAACCGCTATGTGCTATAGCGTCTACATCGTCCGCTGCAGCGACGGGACCTACTATACGGGTATCGCCGTCGATACGGAAAGGCGCCTCCATGAGCACAACCACTCCCAGAAAGCTGCCCGTTATACCCGCGCCCGGCGCCCGGTCGTCCTCGTCTATACGGAACTGCATCCCGACCGCAGCAGCGCCCAAAAACGCGAATACGCCATCAAACAGATGACGCGGGACGCCAAAGAGGCCCTGATCAAATGCGACTAGGCTTCAAGCCGCCCTATGTTATAGTTTTACAAACATCATGCAAAGGGCTCTTATGACCGAATCCGAAGACCTTATCGACCTGTTGGAAAACGACGTGATCCCCGAGATCGAATCCTTCATCGACGACCTCTATGAGAAGATTGCCGAAACGAAAAACGCGACGGATGACGACAAGACGCAGCTCGCCGAACTGCAGGAGCTGAAAAAAGAGTTCGCCCTGCTCCTCGACGAAGTGAAAAACGGCGAACTCGACGAGGAAGAGTGCCGCGCCATCATCGACGAAATCGACATGATGCGCGAAGAGGAGGAGTAGAAGGCATGAAAAAGACCATCACCTTCATCGGCAACGGCAATATGGCCACCTCCATGGCGAAGACCCTCAAAAACAACTATCTCATCGAAGTCGTCGGGCGGAACCTGGAAAACCTCGACACCTTCGAAGCTGCCGTCGGCACCGACGTCACCAAGCATCTGCTCAACGACTTCGACATCACCGGCAAGACCATTCTGCTGTGCGTCAAACCGGCCAATATCGCCGAAGTCGGCACGAAACTGCAGGGAAAGGCGGAAGCCCTTTACTCCGTCCTTGCCGGGACGAAAGTCGAAACCCTCAAAAGCCATATCGCCGCAGCAGGAACCGTCCGTGCGATGCCGAACCTTGCCGCAACGGTCGGCCGTTCCATGACAACGCTCACCGGCGACCGCCACCTCGAGGCCGAGGCGGTCTCCCTGTTTAACGCCATCGGTACGACACTCTGGCTCGGCAGCGAAAAAGAGCTCGACATCGCCACGGCGCTTGCGGGCAGCGGCCCCGCCTACCTCGCCCTCATTGCCGAAGCCCTCGCCGACGGCGCCGTCAAGCAGGGGCTCAGACGTGACGATGCCATGACCGTGATGCGCGGCCTCTTCGGCGGGTTCGGCGAACTGATTCAAAACGAACACCCCGCTCTTCTCAAAGACGGCGTCATGAGTCCCGGCGGGACAACGGCGGCGGGATACAGCGCCCTGGAAGCGTCCGGGGTCCGCCACGGATGCATCGATGCCATCGAAAAAGCTTACAAAATAACACAAAAAAGTTAGCATAAAGTTATTTATTAACAGCAATCAATAGCTATTAAATATTGTGGTTTTTGTTTAAGACTACATTTAGTCGAGCGGCAGTAATATAGATATTATGCATCAATACTGTCTACCGGAACCCCCGATATTGTGAAGGAG is from Sulfurimonas sp. HSL-1656 and encodes:
- a CDS encoding dipeptide epimerase, whose amino-acid sequence is MTIADARIYRGSLPLATPFVTALRRVDDVVFVVLELHTDNGYIAYGSAPATKAVTGETLESIEASLRHHILPVLLGRPFVFETLLHAVTTALPGNSSAKAAADMALYSLAAQEQNLPLYRYLGAKEPVPVTTAVTVSLGAPDAMRTKAAELLRNGYDILKVKVGGRDGLDAQRVRAIAEALPDAQLLVDANQAWDLRESLDFIEQCSDLPLALIEQPVPAADLEALRQITERSPFPILADEAVFDAEDARRVLGKGAANLINIKLMKCGGLAGALAILDVCRVHGVQCMLGSMLEGPVSITAALHLAAAHPDRFAWVDLDSPLLYRTLPADLPFTVEGNRYVL
- a CDS encoding GIY-YIG nuclease family protein, whose product is MCYSVYIVRCSDGTYYTGIAVDTERRLHEHNHSQKAARYTRARRPVVLVYTELHPDRSSAQKREYAIKQMTRDAKEALIKCD
- a CDS encoding pyrroline-5-carboxylate reductase — encoded protein: MKKTITFIGNGNMATSMAKTLKNNYLIEVVGRNLENLDTFEAAVGTDVTKHLLNDFDITGKTILLCVKPANIAEVGTKLQGKAEALYSVLAGTKVETLKSHIAAAGTVRAMPNLAATVGRSMTTLTGDRHLEAEAVSLFNAIGTTLWLGSEKELDIATALAGSGPAYLALIAEALADGAVKQGLRRDDAMTVMRGLFGGFGELIQNEHPALLKDGVMSPGGTTAAGYSALEASGVRHGCIDAIEKAYKITQKS